TTTCGGGGAGAAGCGGTTTTATCCTGTAAAATGAGATTTCCTTATCTTCTACCCCAAACGGAAAATAGGTGTCAAGAAATTTTATAAACGCGGTTTTATTGTCGCATGCCGGAATCGCCCCGGGGCGGGTGCTCCGGGAACGGTGAACGGAAGGAATCCGGACCGCGGAGGTGAGGCATCTAAACGGGAAAGCCCGAGGTCACTCGAGAGGAGAATCCGCCATGACCCCCTTCCACGAGATCAAGACCGTCCCCGCCGTCAAGGCGATCGGCATGCGCGGCGACCTGTCGCTCTGGGACGTCGACACCGCCTTCGGGAGGCTCTACGACAAAGCGATGGAGGGACGGCTGATGTTCCGCCAGCCGGCCATCGGAGTGCGCCACGGGGAGGTCCGGATCCCCGATCCGTTCCGCTCCGAATATCACGTTCTCTTCCCCCTGGTCGAAACGTTCGAGGTGGAGATCCCGGGTGCCGAGGTCGTCGATCTGCCGGGGGCGGAGGTCGCCTCCTTCTTCCACCGGGGCCCCTACGAGTGGATCCGGTGCACCTATGAAATGGTGATAGACTGGCTCCGGGAGAACCGGTACGAAGCCGCGGGGGAGGCCCGCGAGGTCTTCTTCGTGGCGCCGGAGCCGCACTCGGGGGGGAGCCAGGACGACATGCTGACCGAGATCCAGGTCCCCATCCGCTCCGCGGCGTGAACCGGCTTCCCCGTGAATACGGCGAGGATGGGCAACGCAGCCGGGGCGGATGCAGCGGCGGTCGAATGCCAAGATATCCCTGGGACACCACACTGGGGGATGGGGGAGGCGTGAGCGATCGGGAGAAGATCTTCCTGACCCACCTGTCGTCCTGCGCCGGTTGAGCGTCCAAGCTGGGGCAGGGGGTCCTTGCCCGCGTGCTGTCCGCCTTGCCGCCGCCCGACGATCCGCGTGTGCTCGTGGGCGCCGCACACGCCGACGACGCCGGCGTGTTCCGGTTATCGTCGGAAGAGGCCCTGATCGGCACCCTCGACTTCTTCACGCCGATCGTCGACGATCCGTACCTGTACGGTGCGATCGCGGCCGCCAACTCCCTGAGCGACGTGTACGCCATGGGGGGGGAGCCGCTCTTCGCCCTCGCCATCGCCGCCTTCCCCGAGGACGAGAAGACGTTACCGCTCCTCGCGGACGTGATGGCCGGCGCGGCCGCCAAGGCGAAGGAGGCCGGCATCTGCATCATCGGGGGCCACACGGTGAAGGACAAGGAGCCCAAGTTCGGCCTCTCGGTGACCGGCCGCGTCCACCCCGACCGGATCTGGCACAACCGCGGGGCGAAGCCCGGCGACGCCATCGTCCTGACGAAGCCGCTGGGAACCGGCATCGCCGCCTCGGCGATCAAGTGGGGGATCTGCCCGAAGGAGACGGAAGAGGCGGTGATCGCATCGATGGGCCGGCTGAACGCGAATGCTTCGAAGGCGGGTCGGGAGGTCGGGATCTCCACGGCCACCGACGTGACCGGGTTCGGGTTGATCGGCCACCTGCTGGAGGTGCTGGAGGGGAGCGGGCTGGCGGCCGAGATCCGGCATGCCGACGTTCCGGTCTTCCCCGGGGTGCGGGAGCTGATGCG
The Deltaproteobacteria bacterium CG2_30_66_27 genome window above contains:
- a CDS encoding selenide, water dikinase SelD, which gives rise to MLSALPPPDDPRVLVGAAHADDAGVFRLSSEEALIGTLDFFTPIVDDPYLYGAIAAANSLSDVYAMGGEPLFALAIAAFPEDEKTLPLLADVMAGAAAKAKEAGICIIGGHTVKDKEPKFGLSVTGRVHPDRIWHNRGAKPGDAIVLTKPLGTGIAASAIKWGICPKETEEAVIASMGRLNANASKAGREVGISTATDVTGFGLIGHLLEVLEGSGLAAEIRHADVPVFPGVRELMRRKRVDSLAGVRRFPGLEWIHGAFGRPPVPGGTHRNMAHQLGRVRLPPMLPAEEAYLLSDPQTSGGLLMFVPEASAEALCDALRVAGEGAWRIGRTLDAGDLAMQRITVI